A window of the Cicer arietinum cultivar CDC Frontier isolate Library 1 chromosome 6, Cicar.CDCFrontier_v2.0, whole genome shotgun sequence genome harbors these coding sequences:
- the LOC101506228 gene encoding D-3-phosphoglycerate dehydrogenase 2, chloroplastic, with product MASSSCTKPIFPSPTFSSSPSSQSSKTSHLSFLNSNTFGTIPKNIKLSHNSTTSRNSILVNGVLKTADQTKQTTHPVTNDSVVGNSQKPTILVSEKLGEAGLQVLRKLGHVECAYDLSAEELCKKISSCDALIVRSGTKVTRKVFEAAKGKLKVVGRAGVGIDNVDLQAATEFGCLVVNAPTANTIAAAEHGIALLAAMARNVSQADASIKAGKWLRSKYVGVSMVGKTLAVMGFGKVGSEVARRAKGLGMNVIAHDPYAPADRARAVGVELVSFDQAISTADFISLHMPLTPTTNKVFNDNTFAKMKKGVRIINVARGGVIDEDALVKALDSGVVAQAALDVFTEEPPSKDSKLVQHENVIATPHLGASTKEAQEGVAIEIAEAVVGALNGELSATAVNAPMVAPEVLSELAPYVVLAEKLGRLAVQLVSGGSGIQSIKVVYRSARGPDDLDTRLLRAMITKGIIEPISNTIVNLVNADYIAKQKGLRISEERVVVDSSPELPVESIQIQISNVESKFASAVSESGQISIDGKVKYGTPHLICVGSFGVDVSLEGNLILCRQIDQPGMIGLVGNILGEQNVNVSFMSVGRTSRRKKAIMAIGVDEEPNKEALENIGGVPAIEEFVFLKL from the exons ATGGCTTCCTCTTCATGTACCAAACCAATTTTCCCTTCACCAACTTTCTCTTCTTCACCATCTTCACAATCTTCAAAAACCTCTCATCTCTCATTCCTAAACTCCAACACTTTTGGAACCATACCCAAAAACATTAAACTCTCTCATAATTCCACCACTTCACGTAATTCCATTCTGGTCAACGGTGTTTTAAAAACCGCTGACCAGACAAAACAAACAACACACCCAGTTACCAACGACAGCGTCGTTGGTAACTCACAAAAACCAACAATCCTAGTCTCCGAGAAACTCGGAGAAGCAGGACTACAAGTGTTACGAAAATTGGGACACGTGGAATGTGCTTATGACTTATCAGCGGAAGAACTTTGCAAGAAAATTTCGAGCTGTGATGCTTTAATTGTACGAAGTGGTACGAAAGTTACGAGGAAAGTTTTTGAAGCAGCGAAAGGGAAATTGAAGGTTGTTGGAAGAGCTGGTGTTGGAATTGATAATGTGGATCTTCAAGCTGCTACTGAATTTGGTTGTCTTGTTGTTAATGCGCCCACAGCGAATACCATTGCTGCTGCGGAACATGGGATCGCTCTCCTTGCTGCCATGGCTCGTAATGTTTCACAGGCTGATGCTTCCATCAAAGCTG gAAAATGGCTAAGAAGCAAGTATGTAGGAGTATCTATGGTTGGAAAAACATTAGCAGTAATGGGATTTGGAAAAGTTGGATCAGAAGTTGCAAGACGTGCAAAAGGTTTAGGAATGAATGTGATAGCACATGACCCTTATGCTCCAGCTGATAGAGCACGTGCTGTTGGTGTTGAATTAGTTTCATTTGATCAAGCAATCTCAACTGCTGATTTCATTTCACTTCATATGCCTTTAACTCCAACTACTAATAAAGTTTTCAATGATAACACTTTTGCTAAGATGAAGAAAGGTGTTCGTATTATTAATGTTGCTAGAGGTGGTGTTATTGATGAAGATGCTTTGGTTAAAGCTCTTGATAGTGGAGTTGTTGCTCAG GCAGCACTTGATGTGTTCACTGAGGAGCCTCCATCCAAAGACAGTAAGTTAGTTCAACATGAGAATGTGATTGCTACTCCTCATCTTGGAGCCAGCACCAAAGAAGCACAG GAGGGTGTGGCTATTGAAATAGCAGAGGCTGTGGTTGGTGCATTGAATGGTGAACTTTCAGCAACTGCTGTCAATGCTCCTATGGTTGCTCCTGag GTGTTATCTGAACTGGCTCCATATGTTGTGCTGGCTGAGAAGCTGGGAAGGTTAGCTGTGCAGTTGGTATCTGGAGGAAGCGGAATCCAATCTATAAAAGTGGTTTACCGATCGGCTAGAGGCCCAGACGACCTCGACACTAGACTTCTCCGAGCCATGATCACAAAAGGCATCATTGAACCAATATCAAACACAATTGTCAACCTTGTAAACGCTGATTACATCGCGAAACAAAAAGGCCTTCGCATAAGCGAGGAAAGAGTTGTTGTTGATTCATCTCCTGAGCTACCTGTTGAGTCAATCCAGATTCAAATATCAAACGTGGAGTCCAAATTCGCGAGTGCTGTATCGGAGAGTGGTCAGATAAGCATTGATGGAAAAGTGAAATATGGCACACCTCACCTTATATGTGTCGGATCATTCGGCGTGGATGTGAGTTTAGAAGGGAATCTGATTCTGTGCAGACAGATAGATCAGCCTGGAATGATTGGCCTTGTTGGCAACATATTAGGTGAACAGAATGTGAATGTGAGTTTTATGAGTGTCGGAAGAACATCTCGTCGTAAGAAAGCTATTATGGCTATCGGTGTCGACGAAGAACCAAATAAGGAGGCTCTTGAGAATATTGGAGGTGTGCCTGCTATTGAGGAGTTTGTGTTTCTCAAGCTTTAG